Part of the Hydrogenothermus marinus genome is shown below.
TAAGTAAAGTAGCAAAGGAAAATAAAATATTTCCTACAGAAATAATAACAACAAATCCAAAATTGACAGCTTTAATAAATTTTTCTAAGTATGATTTTAAACAAGAAGGCAATAAATATATTTTTACCTTAAAAAAAGATGGAATTTCAATAACTAAAGAATTTATCTTAAATCCTGATGAAACTATTTCTTATAAATTAAATTATTCAGGTTTAAATAATGTTGGAATTGCTGTAATTAATGGAATTACTCCTGATCCTGAAAAATCAGCTTTTGGACATATAGGCTCTTTGATCAAAACAGACAAAGATTTAATAAAAATAGATGCTGATATCAAAACAACCCAGATTATTAGAGGTAATATTATCTGGGCAGGTGAAGAAAATAAATATTTCCTCCAAGCTTTAGCTAACAAATCAGGATTTAGCACAACTTATGTAATACCTATAGCAAAAGAAACTACAGTAACCCTTTCTGAAATAAAAGGTAATTTAGATGGCTTTTTCTTTGGAGGTCCAAAATTATATTCTTTACTTGGACAGATAGAAGATAAATATAAAAAAGCTTGGGGAAAAGATCTTTCTTTAAGAAATACAATTGATTTTGGAATATTTGGAATACTTGGAAAACCTTTATTCTTAGTTTTACATTTTATTTACTCATTTATCCATAACTGGGCTTTAGCAATAATTATCTTAACTGTTATATTAAGAATTATTTTATTCCCATTAAATCATAAATCTTTAAAAGCTATGAAAAGGATGGCAGATCTTGCTCCAGAAATAAAAAAGCTGCAAAAGAAATACAAAGATGATCCTCAAAAACTCCAAGCTGAAATGATGAAACTTTATGCAGAACACGGTGCAAACCCAATGAGTGGTTGTCTCCCAATTATAGCTCAAATACCTATATTTATTGCTCTTTATAATGTTTTATTAGTTACTGTAGAGTTAAAAAATGTTCCATTTTTATGGATTCCAGATTTATCACAGCAAGATCCTTATTATATTCTGCCTATATTAATGGGATTATCTATGGTAGCTCAACAATGGATAACTCCTTCTTCAGATAAAAATCAAAAAATAATAATGTATGTAATGGCAGCTGTATTTACTTTCTTATTTATGAGTTTCCCTGCTGGGCTTGTTTTATACTGGCTTACAAATAATATACTTGGAGTTTTCCAAAGTTTTATTATAAATAAATCAATGAATAAAGAAGGGAAAAAAGCTTGAAAAAC
Proteins encoded:
- the yidC gene encoding membrane protein insertase YidC, translating into MFNQDNDMHKRTLMFFVIVSVLLIGYTVINQIINPPTGKVENKTNQSQVVKQESNNQSSPKQKNPQQITYSQSGSYDLLLNNERFKADDFKDIVEIKTSYGTVKISRIGARIISIYMDKYKTDSISKVAKENKIFPTEIITTNPKLTALINFSKYDFKQEGNKYIFTLKKDGISITKEFILNPDETISYKLNYSGLNNVGIAVINGITPDPEKSAFGHIGSLIKTDKDLIKIDADIKTTQIIRGNIIWAGEENKYFLQALANKSGFSTTYVIPIAKETTVTLSEIKGNLDGFFFGGPKLYSLLGQIEDKYKKAWGKDLSLRNTIDFGIFGILGKPLFLVLHFIYSFIHNWALAIIILTVILRIILFPLNHKSLKAMKRMADLAPEIKKLQKKYKDDPQKLQAEMMKLYAEHGANPMSGCLPIIAQIPIFIALYNVLLVTVELKNVPFLWIPDLSQQDPYYILPILMGLSMVAQQWITPSSDKNQKIIMYVMAAVFTFLFMSFPAGLVLYWLTNNILGVFQSFIINKSMNKEGKKA